A DNA window from Candidatus Thermokryptus mobilis contains the following coding sequences:
- a CDS encoding glycosyltransferase family 9 protein — protein MTVFKREEIKKILVIKLRAIGDVLLSTPVLKNLRHNFKDAEIDFLTEPPSREIIEGNPYVDNLIIFDRGDKSLGRFLNLRRKNYDLVIDLFCNPRSALMTFISGARYRVGYAFRGRGYAYNIKLKPREEVHHNVEFNLDALRALGLEIIDENPYLPIDESAENFAEKFFNENDLKNKLTVALIPTGTWETKRWGLEKFAELGDIVAENFNAKILIIWGNEKEFEEAKKLLSFMTTKPIILPRTSLKQLGAILKRCSFTIANDSGPMHISAVVGTPTLGIFGPTNPHAQGPFGEKHLWVRNEEIDCLGCNLTKCPIGNKCMSELKVETVYSAFLKLVEKNKDRITSKPC, from the coding sequence GTGACAGTTTTCAAACGAGAAGAAATTAAAAAGATACTTGTCATCAAGCTCAGAGCTATAGGTGATGTCTTACTTTCAACGCCTGTTTTGAAAAATCTAAGACATAATTTTAAAGATGCTGAGATTGATTTTTTAACCGAACCACCATCACGGGAGATAATTGAAGGGAATCCATACGTTGACAATTTGATAATTTTTGACAGAGGCGATAAAAGTTTAGGTAGATTTTTAAACCTCAGACGTAAAAATTACGACCTTGTTATTGACCTTTTTTGCAACCCGAGGTCTGCCTTGATGACTTTTATAAGTGGGGCCAGATACAGGGTTGGCTACGCTTTTAGAGGAAGAGGATATGCTTACAACATAAAACTTAAGCCACGTGAAGAAGTCCACCATAATGTTGAATTTAACCTTGACGCATTAAGAGCACTTGGACTTGAAATAATTGATGAAAACCCGTATTTACCGATTGATGAATCAGCAGAAAATTTTGCTGAAAAATTTTTTAATGAAAACGACTTGAAGAATAAATTAACGGTTGCTTTAATTCCAACCGGCACATGGGAAACGAAAAGATGGGGGCTTGAAAAATTTGCAGAACTTGGAGATATCGTAGCTGAAAATTTCAATGCCAAAATTTTGATAATCTGGGGTAATGAAAAAGAATTTGAAGAAGCAAAGAAACTATTATCGTTTATGACTACAAAACCGATAATTCTACCGAGAACAAGTTTGAAACAACTTGGTGCGATTTTAAAAAGATGCTCATTTACCATCGCAAACGATTCAGGTCCGATGCATATTTCAGCTGTGGTTGGAACCCCAACGCTTGGCATCTTTGGTCCAACGAATCCACACGCGCAAGGTCCTTTCGGTGAAAAACATTTATGGGTGAGAAATGAAGAGATTGATTGTCTTGGGTGTAATTTAACTAAATGTCCAATCGGGAATAAATGTATGAGCGAATTAAAGGTTGAAACGGTTTATTCTGCCTTTTTAAAACTCGTTGAAAAAAACAAAGATAGAATTACATCAAAGCCCTGTTAA
- a CDS encoding methyl-accepting chemotaxis protein, which translates to MSRNVNPVSELKITDKGLSLRRQFLNFTDEDIKYLRMAHKWADKVADRIAKEFYDHQFKFPKTREFFENFANQKGITLEKLRSQLEKTQAQYFREIFSEALKENPFGSEYFNRRLFIGYVHNVINLPMKWYVGSYMLYYDLTKKYLKKEFPHRPFFRRKLERAILAVFNYDMQAVFDAFFYDFLKSINVSIAGLEIGNLEYDYSDNYDKIKLLVEERVKEELRRKEEEKRKYLSENFERISNYIRLLSDGDLTSEIKGDGGDDYMLSLYDTLEKMRLSYVEILYQLKDMINILSSATAQLSSSSEEMSSGVKEQVSQTGEIASAIEEMSRTIVENARNATVVSEIADKSSSSVRIGVNTLREVIDEITKISELVDESTNVIIELGKSSEQIDEIISVINDIADQTNLLALNAAIEAARAGEHGRGFAVVADEVRKLAEKTSRSTKEIKDIIHKLRNMTDSAVEAMKRSKSETEKGIKLASESGKVLNEIIESFEKLKDMISQIATASNQQASTSEQISKNVELIAKVAEETAIGVNEIAKSVNDLSKLSEKLSQIVSRFKIDEEVANKWYSSIISEIIGENKNKDLKFDIEKAKTAHRLWRNRFLRFIEGKEDINPSEFLSHRECQLGKWYYSEGIKNFGNMPEFIELGRKHEEFHRTGTQLIKLANEGKIEEAKRKFQETDILTNEILSLLDKLKMVVA; encoded by the coding sequence ATGAGCAGGAATGTCAATCCTGTCTCGGAGTTAAAGATTACCGATAAGGGGCTGTCCTTAAGGAGACAATTTTTAAATTTTACAGATGAGGATATAAAGTATTTGAGAATGGCTCATAAATGGGCTGATAAAGTGGCAGATAGAATAGCAAAGGAATTTTATGATCATCAATTTAAATTTCCTAAAACGAGGGAATTTTTTGAGAATTTTGCCAATCAAAAAGGAATAACACTTGAAAAGTTAAGGAGCCAACTTGAAAAAACACAGGCACAGTATTTCAGGGAGATTTTTTCCGAAGCCCTGAAAGAAAATCCCTTTGGTTCTGAATATTTCAATCGTCGCCTTTTCATTGGATATGTCCATAATGTTATAAACCTACCGATGAAATGGTATGTTGGAAGTTATATGCTTTATTATGACCTTACTAAAAAATATTTAAAGAAAGAATTTCCACACAGACCATTTTTCAGAAGGAAACTTGAAAGAGCAATTTTGGCCGTTTTTAATTACGATATGCAAGCTGTCTTTGATGCATTCTTTTACGATTTTCTCAAGAGCATAAATGTGAGTATAGCTGGACTTGAGATAGGAAATCTTGAATATGATTACTCAGACAATTACGATAAAATCAAACTCCTTGTTGAAGAAAGGGTAAAAGAAGAATTGAGAAGGAAAGAGGAAGAAAAGCGTAAATATCTTTCTGAAAATTTTGAAAGGATATCAAATTACATACGGCTACTCTCAGATGGTGATCTTACATCCGAGATAAAAGGTGATGGCGGTGATGATTATATGTTAAGTTTATATGATACGCTTGAGAAGATGCGTCTAAGTTATGTTGAGATCCTTTATCAATTAAAAGATATGATAAATATTCTTTCAAGCGCAACTGCGCAGTTAAGCTCAAGTTCAGAGGAGATGTCCTCCGGGGTTAAAGAACAAGTTTCACAGACAGGTGAGATTGCATCCGCGATTGAAGAGATGAGTAGGACAATCGTTGAGAACGCAAGAAACGCTACGGTTGTTTCTGAAATTGCGGATAAATCCAGTAGTTCCGTTCGGATTGGGGTTAACACATTAAGAGAAGTTATAGATGAGATCACGAAAATTTCAGAACTCGTTGATGAATCAACGAACGTTATAATTGAACTTGGTAAATCAAGCGAGCAGATAGATGAAATCATATCAGTCATAAACGATATAGCGGATCAGACAAATCTTCTGGCTTTAAACGCTGCGATCGAAGCAGCAAGGGCTGGTGAACACGGTCGCGGATTCGCCGTTGTGGCAGATGAAGTGAGAAAGCTCGCTGAGAAAACATCAAGATCAACGAAAGAAATAAAGGATATAATCCATAAACTTAGAAACATGACTGACAGCGCTGTTGAGGCAATGAAGAGGAGTAAGAGCGAAACTGAAAAAGGTATAAAACTTGCAAGCGAATCAGGAAAGGTATTGAATGAGATAATTGAATCTTTTGAAAAATTAAAGGACATGATATCCCAAATAGCTACGGCAAGTAATCAACAGGCAAGCACAAGCGAGCAGATAAGTAAAAATGTTGAATTAATCGCGAAAGTCGCAGAAGAAACTGCAATCGGTGTCAATGAAATTGCAAAGTCGGTGAATGATTTGAGCAAACTTTCAGAAAAACTCAGTCAAATTGTTTCAAGGTTTAAAATCGACGAGGAAGTCGCAAACAAATGGTATTCATCAATCATAAGTGAAATCATAGGTGAAAACAAAAATAAAGATCTAAAATTTGACATTGAAAAAGCTAAAACAGCCCACAGGTTATGGCGCAATAGATTTTTGCGATTCATTGAGGGGAAAGAAGATATCAACCCAAGCGAATTCCTCTCGCACAGGGAATGTCAACTTGGGAAGTGGTATTATTCAGAAGGGATAAAAAACTTCGGTAATATGCCAGAATTCATTGAACTTGGCAGAAAACACGAGGAATTCCACAGGACCGGCACACAATTGATAAAACTTGCAAATGAAGGGAAAATTGAAGAAGCAAAGAGAAAATTTCAGGAAACGGATATACTGACAAATGAAATATTATCTCTTCTTGACAAATTAAAAATGGTAGTTGCTTAA